A region from the Candidatus Methylomirabilis tolerans genome encodes:
- a CDS encoding prohibitin family protein — protein MAENDYLTKEDMRSALMKGMPVLIFVAILVGFLILHPWIQIGAGERGVVLNFGAVQENVLGEGLHFRIPIMQRIIPMDVKVQKAVTDAASASADLQDVTLAVALNYHILPDKANVVYQTLGIQFKERIIDPAIQEVMKAVSARYTAEELITKRPAVSEAIRAALSERLLAYNIVVDAFSIVTFSFSRVFTEAIEAKQTAEQLALKAKRDLDRIKVEAEQTIAAAKAEAEALRLQKANISPDLIELRKIEANLRAIEKWNGILPQVTGAGAVPFIGVGGPQESRGRKEKDG, from the coding sequence ATGGCTGAGAACGATTATCTAACCAAGGAGGATATGCGGTCTGCACTGATGAAAGGGATGCCAGTGCTGATTTTTGTCGCAATTCTGGTCGGTTTTCTGATTTTACATCCATGGATTCAGATTGGTGCAGGTGAAAGAGGGGTTGTCCTTAATTTTGGCGCTGTTCAGGAGAATGTGCTTGGAGAAGGACTGCATTTCAGAATACCTATCATGCAACGAATTATCCCAATGGATGTCAAGGTTCAGAAGGCAGTGACTGATGCTGCATCTGCATCGGCTGATCTTCAGGATGTGACTTTAGCGGTTGCGCTCAATTATCATATCCTCCCTGATAAGGCAAATGTTGTCTATCAAACTCTTGGGATCCAGTTCAAGGAGCGTATTATAGACCCTGCAATACAAGAGGTAATGAAAGCTGTGTCGGCCAGATATACAGCGGAAGAGCTTATCACAAAAAGGCCGGCGGTAAGCGAGGCAATAAGAGCGGCTCTTTCCGAAAGACTCCTGGCGTATAACATCGTAGTGGATGCGTTTTCTATCGTCACATTCAGCTTCTCACGAGTCTTTACTGAGGCTATTGAGGCAAAGCAGACAGCAGAACAGCTTGCACTAAAGGCAAAGAGAGACCTGGATAGGATAAAGGTAGAGGCAGAGCAGACGATTGCAGCAGCCAAGGCAGAGGCAGAGGCCTTGAGGCTGCAGAAAGCAAATATTTCACCGGATCTTATAGAACTTAGAAAGATAGAGGCCAATCTCAGGGCTATAGAAAAATGGAATGGCATACTTCCCCAGGTTACAGGCGCTGGGGCTGTGCCATTTATTGGCGTAGGTGGGCCACAGGAGAGCAGGGGGAGAAAGGAGAAAGACGGTTAG